The following coding sequences are from one Diabrotica virgifera virgifera chromosome 2, PGI_DIABVI_V3a window:
- the LOC114327247 gene encoding toll-like receptor 6 — translation MASHLLLILPFLFKSSLSSEYLPTDSSSQPLRYEAPDDCQWWIREPASSGGQDEVALTCNLRTINSEFDTTNFSVIPSEHTTSLRIECNGDIMSRSSLDDKSFIHLTKLRALELEHCKLGRWPSGTLLGLRDLRNLTVRTHNTDWPAMNLDFARDSFLPVRQLERLDLSCNNIWSFPENIFCPLINLVYLNVSENRLQDVSDLGFREKAPGLPQPLISVAEDDHQQHTETARTLTNPCNLDIQVLDASYNHFVLIPASGFSVLRRLKELYIHNNEISMVADRALAGLKSLQIFSLSNNKVVALPSELFKDSVGSIREIYLQNNSLSVLAPGLFANLEQLLALDLSRNLLTSSWINADTFSGLIRLVLLNLSYNRISKLDPSFFRDLYTLQILNLEHNSLETIPADTFAPMNNLHTLIISYNKITYLDAYSLNGLYVLSLLALDNNLLEGIHPEAFRNCSSLQDLNLNGNLLKAVPLALKDMRLMRTVDLGENVIDSLEDPGFRGMSNLYGLRIIGNKLTNISKRIFSDLPALQILNLARNKIEKVEKGAFIYSPNLQAIRLDANKLTDVSGLFADIPSLLWLNVSDNQIEWFDYALIPQGLQWLDMHKNNVKDLGNRYNIDFELKLQSLDASFNKITRLSAASVPSNVELLFLNDNLITTVEAHTFLKKTNLTRVDLYANQIVSMDLNALRLTPVDPEKPLPEFYIGGNPFQCDCTMEWLQRINKLDHLRQHPKVMDLESIYCKLLYNRETNYLPLIEAESSQFLCTYKTHCFALCHCCDFDACDCEMTCPTNCTCYHDQSWSANVVECSGVGYTEMPSRIPMDATEVYIDGNNFGELSSHAFIGRKNLKVLYANNSNIAAVYNYTFSGLKRLTILHLENNHIKQLLGFELVSLEFLKELYLQGNLIHFIDNRTFLPLKQLEVLRLDGNRLYSFEVWQFALNPYLVEIGLAFNQWSCDCTYVSKFKTWLQVNYGKVVDANKIMCMYNNVTKALGPNLSDFNGTSCVNVFTGSNRAVVETQVMNDYLPLLLVTMCVFIASVVIVCGAFYYRRELRVWVYSRCGLRMCYKTTAFEEQQDKDRLFDAYVSYSVKDEAFVSQVLAPGLESGDPGYRLCLHYRDFNVSAYVADTIIEAVESSRRTIIVLSKNFIHNEWCRFEFKSALHEVLKDRRRRLIFVVTGELPQRDLDPDLRLYLKTNTVIEWGDRQFWQKLQFSMPDIRRPCVHQRSSVNIYATATPSHMDRARSPALPPPPPPGKLPPFLQHSSSLPRDSRTSMPHPLWA, via the coding sequence ATGGCTTCACACCTTCTTCTCATCCTTCCTTTTCTTTTCAAATCATCGCTGTCCAGTGAATACCTACCCACTGATTCTTCCTCGCAGCCACTTCGCTACGAAGCTCCTGATGACTGTCAGTGGTGGATTAGAGAGCCAGCATCTTCGGGGGGCCAGGACGAAGTAGCCCTGACGTGCAACTTAAGGACCATCAACAGCGAGTTCGATACGACAAACTTTAGCGTAATTCCATCAGAGCACACCACGTCCCTGAGGATCGAATGCAACGGGGACATCATGTCGAGGAGTAGCTTGGACGATAAAAGCTTTATACATTTGACGAAGTTAAGAGCTTTGGAGTTAGAGCACTGCAAGTTGGGTCGATGGCCTTCGGGAACTCTTCTGGGACTCAGAGATTTGAGAAATCTAACTGTACGAACTCACAACACTGACTGGCCTGCTATGAATTTAGACTTTGCTCGAGACAGTTTCTTACCAGTCAGACAATTGGAGAGACTCGATCTGAGTTGTAATAACATTTGGTCGTTTCCTGAAAACATCTTCTGCCCTTTGATAAACTTAGTGTATTTAAACGTGAGTGAGAATCGGTTACAAGATGTTAGTGACTTGGGATTTAGGGAAAAAGCCCCGGGACTACCTCAACCGTTGATTAGTGTCGCCGAAGATGATCACCAACAACACACGGAGACAGCGAGGACTTTGACAAATCCATGTAATTTGGATATTCAGGTACTTGATGCTAGTTACAATCATTTTGTTCTTATTCCTGCTAGCGGTTTCAGTGTCCTGCGACGACTAAAAGAACTTTATATTCATAATAACGAAATTTCAATGGTCGCGGATAGAGCTTTAGCCGGACTCAAATCTTTGCAAATTTTTAGTCTTTCTAATAACAAAGTAGTTGCATTACCTTCAGAACTATTCAAAGACAGTGTTGGATCCATCAGAGAAATATATCTCCAAAATAACTCACTCAGCGTATTAGCCCCTGGATTATTTGCAAACTTAGAACAACTTTTAGCTCTAGATTTATCGAGAAACCTTCTAACATCTTCTTGGATCAACGCTGATACATTTTCAGGACTTATTCGACTAGTGTTGTTAAATTTATCGTACAACCGAATAAGCAAATTAGATCCTTCCTTCTTTCGCGACTTGTACACTCTACAAATCCTGAATCTCGAACATAACTCTCTGGAAACAATTCCTGCAGACACGTTTGCTCCTATGAATAACTTACATACTCTAATCATCTCCTACAACAAAATCACGTACTTAGATGCTTACTCCCTGAATGGTCTTTATGTTTTATCACTGCTAGCCTTAGATAATAACCTTCTCGAAGGCATTCATCCCGAAGCGTTCAGAAACTGTTCGAGTTTACAAGACTTGAATTTAAATGGAAACTTATTGAAAGCAGTGCCTTTAGCCCTGAAAGATATGAGACTAATGAGGACCGTAGATTTAGGAGAAAACGTCATAGACTCTTTAGAGGATCCTGGGTTTCGAGGAATGAGCAACTTATACGGGCTTAGAATTATAGGCAACAAGCTAACTAATATTAGTAAGAGAATTTTTTCTGATTTACCAGCACTGCAAATTCTGAATTTGGCTAGAAATAAGATTGAAAAAGTGGAAAAAGGAGCTTTTATTTACAGTCCTAATTTACAAGCTATACGATTAGATGCTAACAAACTTACAGATGTTAGCGGGTTGTTTGCAGATATTCCAAGTCTGCTCTGGTTGAACGTCTCTGATAATCAAATTGAATGGTTCGACTATGCTTTAATTCCTCAAGGTTTACAGTGGCTAGATATGCACAAGAACAACGTCAAAGACTTGGGCAATCGTTATAACATTGACTTTGAATTGAAACTACAAAGCTTAGATGCAAGTTTTAACAAAATAACAAGACTTAGTGCAGCTTCAGTGCCTAGCAATGTAGAATTACTCTTTTTGAACGATAATTTGATAACAACTGTTGAAGCCCATACATTTTTAAAGAAAACGAACTTAACAAGAGTTGATTTATATGCTAATCAGATTGTCAGCATGGATTTAAACGCTTTAAGACTAACTCCTGTCGATCCTGAGAAACCTTTGCCTGAATTTTATATAGGTGGAAATCCTTTTCAGTGTGATTGTACAATGGAATGGTTGCAAAGAATAAACAAACTAGATCATTTAAGACAGCATCCTAAAGTAATGGACTTAGAGAGTATTTATTGCAAATTATTGTACAATCGAGAAACTAATTATTTACCATTGATTGAAGCAGAATCTTCTCAGTTTTTATGTACTTATAAGACTCATTGTTTTGCATTGTGCCATTGTTGTGATTTTGACGCTTGCGACTGTGAAATGACCTGCCCTACAAATTGTACTTGTTATCATGACCAGTCTTGGTCAGCTAATGTGGTCGAATGTTCAGGAGTGGGTTACACTGAAATGCCCAGCAGGATTCCAATGGATGCGACCGAAGTTTATATTGATGGAAATAATTTTGGTGAATTGTCAAGTCATGCTTTTATAGGAAGAAAAAATTTGAAAGTTTTGTACGCAAATAATTCCAATATAGCCGCAGTGTATAATTATACTTTCAGTGGTTTGAAAAGGTTGACGATCTTGCATTTGGAGAATAATCATATAAAGCAGTTGCTGGGATTCGAGTTGGTGAGTTTGGAGTTTTTAAAAGAGTTGTATCTCCAAGGAAATCTTATCCATTTTATCGATAATAGAACTTTCTTGCCTCTAAAACAACTCGAAGTGTTACGGCTTGATGGCAACCGTTTATATTCTTTCGAAGTATGGCAATTTGCCCTGAATCCGTATCTTGTCGAGATCGGTCTCGCCTTTAATCAATGGTCCTGCGACTGTACCTACGTATCAAAGTTCAAAACGTGGCTCCAGGTGAATTACGGCAAAGTCGTCGATGCCAATAAGATAATGTGTATGTACAACAACGTCACGAAAGCTCTAGGACCTAATTTATCCGATTTTAACGGCACATCTTGCGTTAACGTGTTCACAGGTAGCAATCGAGCTGTTGTTGAGACTCAAGTGATGAACGATTATCTGCCGttgctattagtcacaatgtgCGTATTCATAGCGAGTGTTGTTATCGTGTGTGGGGCATTCTACTATCGCAGAGAGCTCAGGGTGTGGGTTTATTCCCGCTGCGGGTTACGAATGTGCTACAAAACGACAGCTTTCGAGGAACAACAGGATAAAGACAGACTTTTCGATGCGTACGTCAGCTACAGCGTTAAAGATGAGGCGTTCGTCAGTCAGGTATTAGCGCCTGGATTAGAATCGGGGGATCCGGGATACAGACTATGTTTACATTACAGAGACTTTAATGTTTCCGCGTACGTGGCTGATACCATAATTGAAGCCGTGGAATCCTCGCGGAGAACAATTATAGTTTTATCCAAGAACTTTATCCATAATGAGTGGTGTAGATTCGAATTCAAAAGTGCTTTACACGAAGTTTTGAAGGACCGCAGACGTAGACTGATATTCGTAGTGACTGGGGAGCTTCCCCAACGGGACTTGGACCCTGATTTGCGCTTGTACTTAAAAACTAATACTGTAATCGAATGGGGTGATCGTCAATTCTGGCAGAAGTTGCAGTTCTCGATGCCCGATATTCGAAGACCCTGTGTGCATCAAAGGAGTTCTGTTAATATTTATGCTACAGCAACTCCGAGCCATATGGATCGGGCCAGGAGTCCCGCTCTGCCACCGCCACCTCCTCCAGGGAAGCTGCCCCCGTTTCTTCAACATTCTTCAAGTTTGCCCAGAGATTCGAGGACGAGTATGCCGCATCCTTTGTGGGCGTAG